Genomic segment of Desulfonatronovibrio hydrogenovorans DSM 9292:
CAGCAGGTGGAAAAGATGTCCTTTATGCAGGAAAATGAAAAATGCATCAAAAGAGGTGAAAATCCAGCCATGGCCGAGCCCCTTGTCCTGGGGATCACCCAGGCTTCTCTTACCACTGAGTCCTTTATCTCAGCAGCCTCATTTCAGGAAACAACAAAAGTGCTTACTGAAGCCGCTCTGATGGCCAAGGTGGACAAGCTGCGAGGTCTCAAGGAGAATGTTATTGTGGGCAGGCTGGTTCCGGCCGGCACCGGATTCAGACCATACGTCAACAGTGATATTGCTGTTCCTGAACAGCCTGAGAATCCCGACCGGTTCCTGGAGGAGCTGGATGAAGAAGTTTTTAATGGACAGATCGGGAGATAGTTGAGCCCGATACTAGATTTTTCTTGACAAGGGTACGCCCTTAAACTAACTGCTACTTGTTTCAGCAAGCAGAATAAATAATGGAGGATATATGCCGACCATAAATCAGCTGGTCAGGAAATCCCGGGACCAAGTAATTAAGAGTAAGAAAAGGGCTGCCCTTCAGGAGTGCCCTCAGAAAAGAGGCGTATGCGTCAGGGTTTACACCACCACACCCAAAAAGCCCAACTCAGCTTTGCGCAAAGTAGCCAGGGTCAGGCTGACCAACGGCATAGAAGTCACCTCATACATACCCGGAGAAGGGCACAACCTTCAGGAGCATTCTGTGGTCATGATCCAGGGTGGCCGTGTCAAGGACCTTCCCGGTGTCCGGTACAGGATTATCAGGGGTACCCTGGATACTTCCGGAGTCCAGGATCGGCGTAAGAGCAGATCCAAATATGGCGCCAAGAGACCGAAATAACAAAATAAGGGAGATATAATAATGCCACGCAAGGGTCCAATCCCCAAAAGAATGGTTCTTCCTGATCCAGCCTATGGAAGCCGCGTTCTGACCAAATTCGTCAACAGGCTTATGGTGGACGGTAAGAAGAGCATTGCGGAAAAACTTCTGTACAAGGCCATAGAAGAGCTGGGCCAGAAGACCGGTGAGGAGCCCATTAAGGCGTTTCATCAGGTTATTGATAATGTCAAGCCTCAGATGGAGGTTAAGTCCAGAAGAGTAGGGGGTGCAACCTATCAGGTCCCCATGGAGGTTCGTCCGGATCGACAGGAGGCCCTGGCCATTCGCTGGCTGGTTACTTACTCCAGGTCCCGGGGAGAGCAGGGTATGGAAAAAAAGCTGGCTGCTGAACTGCTTGATGCATTCAATGGCCGGGGTGGAGCCATTAAAAAGAAAGAGGATACGCACCGTATGGCTGAGGCCAACAAGGCCTTTGCTCACTACAGGTGGTAGTTTTTTGATAAGGGCAATGGCTCTTGTCATAAGCAGGTTATTTGCACCCGTCGGGGTTTGAGTCCTGATGGGTGATTTTTATGCGCGCAGGCGCTGATACATTTAATCCGTAACGGATTTATTTTTGGGAGATTATAGTGGGAAGGCTTGTACCAATCGAAAGGCAGCGCAATATCGGGATCATGGCCCATATTGACGCCGGGAAAACAACAACAACCGAAAGAATTCTATTCTATACCGGTATATCGCACAAGCTGGGTGAAACCCATGATGGCCAGGCCACCATGGACTGGATGGAGCAGGAGCAGGAGCGCGGGATTACCATAACTTCTGCCGCAACCACCTGCTTTTGGAAGGATCACCGGATCAATATAATTGATACTCCGG
This window contains:
- the rpsL gene encoding 30S ribosomal protein S12; this encodes MPTINQLVRKSRDQVIKSKKRAALQECPQKRGVCVRVYTTTPKKPNSALRKVARVRLTNGIEVTSYIPGEGHNLQEHSVVMIQGGRVKDLPGVRYRIIRGTLDTSGVQDRRKSRSKYGAKRPK
- the rpsG gene encoding 30S ribosomal protein S7 → MPRKGPIPKRMVLPDPAYGSRVLTKFVNRLMVDGKKSIAEKLLYKAIEELGQKTGEEPIKAFHQVIDNVKPQMEVKSRRVGGATYQVPMEVRPDRQEALAIRWLVTYSRSRGEQGMEKKLAAELLDAFNGRGGAIKKKEDTHRMAEANKAFAHYRW